DNA from Corynebacterium stationis:
GTCATCGACGTAGTCCTGGGCCATGGCATCGCGGGTGGTGCGGTAATCAGTGAAATCACCGAGCACATAGTAGGTATCTTGGGCGTGAATCCCATAGCCATCCAGCAGACCGGAGCGGATATCACCGAAGAGGCCGGCGTTTTCGGAGCCTAAGGTGGCGTCGACAAGCGCATCGAGCACGCGAGCAAGCCCTGGCACTGAGTTATAAAGCTCGCCCGGGTTGTAGTTCTCTCGCAGACCGGGTAGCTCTTCATTCTTCGCACCAAAGATATACGCATTCTCATCGCCCACAGCCTCAACGATTTCGACATTCGCGCCATCCAAAGTGCCCAAGGTCAATGCACCATTCATCATGAACTTCATGTTGGAAGTACCGGAAGCTTCTTTACCGGCAGTCGAGATCTGCTCAGAAATATCGGCGGCTGGGATGATCTTTTCGGCAGGGGAGACGTTGTAGTTTTCTACAAAGACCACGCGGATGACATCGCGGGTGCGCTCGTCGTTGTTGACGAGCTCAGAGATGGTATTTATCAGCTTGATAACTGCCTTTGCGCGCACATATCCAGGCGCAGCTTTGGCACCGAAGATGAAAGTACGTGGTGGCACTTCTTCGCCGTCCTGGGTGATGCGGAAGTAGAGATCCAGAATGTACAGAGCATTCATCAGCTGGCGCTTGTACTCATGCAGACGCTTGATCTGCACATCGAAGATGGTATCGGGGTCTACTTCTGCGCCTTGGTGCTGGCTTACCCAGGTGGCAAACTCGACCTTGTTGGCGCGTTTTATCTCCATCAACTCAGCCATGACCGCATCATCATTGGCGTAGGTACGTAGTTTTTGCAGGTCGCCGAGGTTGGTCACCCACGTGTCAGAGCCGCTCAAGCGGGTAAGCAAATCCGATAAGCCGGGGTTGCACATCTTCAGCCAACGCCTTGGGGTTACGCCGTTGGTCTTATTGTTGAATTTCTCCGGCCACAGTTCATGCCACTCGCGCAGGGTCTCCGCCTTGATGATATCCGTGTGCAAAGCCGCAACACCATTGATGGAATATGCCGCATAGGACGCAATCCACGCCATGTGCACATGCCCATTGGACACCGGCGCCATGTACTCAATGCGTCCCTGGTCAAGGCCACGTCCAGCCATATCTTCACGGAAGCGACGATCGATTTCGGCAATTAGCTCCCAGATACGCCAAAACAGCTTCTGGAAGATAGATACTTCCCAGGTCTCTAGTGCTTCAGCCAACGTGGTGTGGTTGGTATAAGCAAAAGTCTGGGTCACAACTTCCCAGGCTTCGTCCCAACCCATGCCGTGCTCATCGAGCAAAATGCGCAATAGCTCAGGGATAGCGAGTACTGGGTGGGTGTCATTGAGCTGGATGGAATTGAACTTCGCAAACTGGGTTAAGTCATCACCGTGGTGGCTAATGAAGCTGGAAATCATCTCCTGCAGCGAGGCAGAGACAAAGAAGTACTGCTGGCGCACGCGCAGTACTTTGCCTTCATAGGTGGTGTCATTGGGATAGAGCACGCGGCAGATATCCATGACTTTTTCGCGCTCCACAATCGCTTCGGTAAAGCGCTGGGAATTAAAAGCGTCATAGTCGAACTCAGCGATGGGCTCGGCTTTCCATAAACGCAAGGTGCCTACGTTTTTGGTGTCGTAGCCCGTAATCGGCATGTCATAGGGGATAGCGCGGACATCCATGTCATCGAAATGCACGCGCCACTGCTCAGATGCGCGGCGGACGATGAAATCATAACCATTTTCCATCCACGCATCCGGCTCTTCCTTTTGGAAACCCTGCTCAAAAGACTGACGGAAAAGCCCGTAGCGGTACAACAGGCCATAGCCGGTGACGGGGTAGTCGGAGGTTACCGCCGAGTCGAGAAAGCACGCCGCCAAACGCCCCAAACCACCATTGCCGAGGGCAGCATCGGGTTCGGCCTCAAGGACATCGACAAGTTCGTGGCCGGTATCTTCCATGACCGCCTTGGCCTCATCCACCAATTCAAGGTTGGTGAGGTTATTCAAAAGCGCACGACCTTGCAAGAATTCGGCAGAAAAATAGTGCTGCTGACGACCCTGAGCATAGGCCTTTTTGGTCTTTTCCCAATCGTCTGCAATTTTTTCCATCACCGCAGAAGACAGCCCGGACCATGCCTTGCGGTTGGTGGCAGAGACAGGGGAGACACCGGCTGCAGCGCGAATATGCCCCGGTGCAGACTGAGCAAAGTGAGAACTTTTCATGAGATGAGTTGTCCTTAAGGTGAGGTTTCTTAAGAGATATCTCCTTGAAGCCTAATTGCTCAGCGCACTTATTGCTGGACAACTACATCTGAACGGTTTTAGCGCTTAGCTCTTCGCCAAAAAGGTCAGCACCGCGGCAGCACCGGCAGTAGTCGATGCTTCCACGGTTGGGTCATAGTCCGGGATGAAGTTGGACTGGTGGTTAACCGGTGGGTTATCCAAAAGCTCTTCGGGAGTAGAACCAACTAACCAGAAGTAATACGGCACGCCCCAGGCCTGTGGCAGGTAGCAGAAATCCTCGGAAGCGGTTGCTGGGGTGGCATCGACTACCTTGTCGCCAAAGACGCCGTCGAAGACCTCACGGACGGCAAGCGCAGTGGCTGGGTCATTATCGGTGACCTCACCGTGCGCGAAGTATTCAAAGGTCGGTTTCGCCGGGCTTGCCGATGCCGCACACTCTGCCTCCACCACGCGGTGCAAAGCTTCGTACACGCGCTCTGCCAAGGCAGGGTCGTAGTACCGGGTATTGAGCACGAGCTCAGCTGAATCTGGGATGATGTTATTTTTATCGCCGGAATGTAGCTCGCCGACAGAGATGACGAAGAATTCCCCTGGAGGCACCTCGCGGCCGACAATCGCTTGCAGGCGCACGACAATCATCGCGGCAATCAAAGTAGGGTCAATGGATTTATCCGGCATTGAGGCATGCGCGGAGCGTCCCGCGATACGGATGCGGATGGAATCACAGCCCGCCAGAATCGGTCCTGGGGTAGCTTGTACCTGGCCAGCCGGACCTGGCATGACGTGTTGTGCAAGGCACACATCAGGGCGGGGCAGCTTGTCGATGAGTCCATCGGCAATCATGCGCTTTGCCCCATCGGAAGTTTCTTCTGCTGGTTGGAAAAGCGCGATGAAAGTGCCAGACCATTGTCCGCGCAGCGAATCAATAACGGCACATGCACCAAGTAGGGCAGTAGCGTGCATATCGTGACCGCAGGCATGCATATTGCCATTGGTGGAAGCGAAATCCACGCCGGTTTCTTCGGTGATAGGCAAAGCATCAAAATCAGCGCGCATCAACACCGTCGGCCCTTCGGCGTCACTGCGGAAAATTGCTGCCATGCCAAAGCCACCGATGCCGGTGATCAGCTCACAATCAAACTCGCGCAGCTTTTGCTCAATCTGTGCCGCGGTGCGTTCTTCGTGGTGCGAAAGCTCAGGATGCTGGTGTAGATCCTCATAAAATTCACGCTGCCATTTCAGGTCCGCAGTGTGTGATTTCAGGATTTCAGAAATATTATTCGGGTGAGGCATGATCCATCTTTTTGCTTAGGGTACGCTTACTTTTATGTCACGTATTCAGTTTGATGTTTTAGTCCCACATGCTCAGTCGAAGCAGGTCGGTGAAGTGTTTGAAGAAGCTCTAAAGCGCCTGGTAACAGCACAGCGCATCGACTCCGCAGAGGTAAATATTAACGATACCCCACGTCTGCCTGAGGGTATGGAAGAACAACTGCGCCAAACCTACCGCGATGAACACGATGACCATGACCTCGAAGACGCAGGCGTCTACCGCTACCTCATCAAGCTCGAAGGCGTTAAAGGCTCCCTGAATGAGCTTGGCATGGTGCTCGGCCGCTTGCTCACCCCTCACGCTGTACTGCCGAAGGACTGGGTATTGCTGGAAGATGAAAAGGCACATGAATTGCCTGCCATCTTCCCGTGGGCGTTGGCGGTTAGCCGCTAACGGTGAGCCGCTAAAGCGCTCACCGCTAAGCGAGGGAAGCGGCGAACTTTTCGGCGATTGCACGGCCAGCTTCTTTGAGCTGCTCGTGCATCGTGCCCTGCTGCGAAAGCTGCGCGGACAGCGCACCTTTAGGTTCCGGAGAATCCATCCGGCCGGCCACAATCGCCAAAGTGGCATCAGCATCCTCCGCGATTTCTGCGATGGTGCCCACTACCTTGCCGGTCAACGACTGCTCATCGAAAGCGCCCTCGCCAGTAATGATGAGAGCTGGCTGGTTGGACGCCTTGGCATCGGCAAGCAAACTGCGAAGACCGAGCACATCTGCCACGTGGTGCGCGCCGGGCTCCAGTGAAATATTGCTCTCGGAGCCATAAAGCAGAGACGACAGCCAAGTCAGCCCGACCGGAATGGATCCTGCGGCACCAAAACCTTCGCGCTCGACGTCGATGCCCGTGACCTCACACAATTTCATCAAGGCGCCGGTAAGCAGTGGGATATCCTCCACTGAAGCGCCTTTTTGTTGGCCATACATGCTCGCTGCGTGAAGCGGTGGGCACGTGGTATCTGCCAACAGGGTGTATTTTAAGGCCGCGGCCTTGATATTAAGCTGCGCGGTGTCAATCGCATCGAGTACTACTAGCGGCGCGCCACCTTTCGGCAAAGGTAGCCCGCGCTCATCAAGCGGGGCACCACCTAAAGCAGTGATGATTCCCATACCACCATCGACGGTAGCTGAGCCGCCAAGACCTAACACGATATGTTTTGCGCCGCGGGTTTCAGCATCCGCGATCAAAACCCCGGTGCCGTAGGTATCTGCGTGACGGACGTCCAAGTCATCTTCAACCGCCGGCAGACCTGATGCTGCTGCGACATCGATATAGGCGGTATCGCCGTGCAAGAAATAGTGCGCCGTGGTGAGCCTTCCGCGAGCATCAGTGGTGGGAAGTTCAATTTTTTCCACCCCGGGCCCAGATTGAGCCGCAGCTAAAGTCTGTGCAATGACTTCTGCGGTTCCTTCTCCACCATCGGCCATAGGAATTTGTTTAACCGTAGCCTGAGGAAAAATCTCCACGACGCCTTGGGCGATGCCGCGTGCGGCCTCCGCAGCTGTGGCGGTGGACTTGAATGAGTCAGGGGCGATGACAATGAGCATGCCCCTGATTATAACTGTTGGTTTGCATGCCCAAATATGCCCACTTACCTTTGCTGCTTGCGATATTGGTCATCCAATAGGTAAATTAGTTTCTATCAACCGATATAAACCTGTTGTCAGTTGCCTGTAGAAAGAGCATCTTAATAAAGAAGCACTGCCTTTAACGTGTAAGGAAGGGTCCATTATGAACGTGGATAACAAGATTTCTGAGTACTATGACAAGCTTCTCAAGCGCAATGCTGGAGAACCAGAATTCCACCAAGCAGTCTCAGAAGTCTTGGACTCGCTGAAGATCGTTTTGGGCAAGAACCCGCACTACGCTGACTACGGACTGGTGGAGCGCCTGTGTGAACCAGAGCGTCAGCTGATCTTCCGCGTTCCATGGATTGATGACAATGGCCAAGTTCAGGTCAACCGTGGCTTCCGCGTACAGTTCAACTCCGCTTTGGGCCCATACAAGGGTGGGTTGCGCTTCCACCCATCGGTAAACCTTGGCATCATTAAGTTCCTAGGCTTCGAGCAAATCTTCAAAAACTCCCTGACCGGCCTGCCAATTGGGGGCGGCAAGGGTGGCTCCGACTTTGACCCAAAGGGTAAGTCCGAGCTGGAAATCATGCGCTTTTGCCAGTCTTTCATGACCGAGCTGCACCGCCACATCGGCGAGTACCGCGACGTTCCTGCTGGCGATATCGGAGTCGGCGGCCGTGAAATTGGTTTCCTCTTTGGCCAGTATCGTCGCCTTGCTAACCAGCACGAGTCTGGTGTGCTCACCGGTAAAGGCTTGACTTGGGGCGGCTCGTTGGTACGTACCGAGGCAACCGGCTACGGCACTGTTTATCTAACCGCAGAGATGATGCGCACCCACGGTGAAGCCTTAAGCGGTGCGAAGGTCATCGTCTCTGGCTCCGGCAACGTTGCTATCTACGCTGCGGCAAAGGCGCAAGAGCACGGTGCAACTGTCGTTGCTATGTCTGACTCTTCTGGCTACATCTTGACCCCAGAAGGTGTCGATGTTGACCTCCTGAAGGACATCAAGGAAAACCGTCGCGAGCGAATTAACTCCTATGCGCAGGAAGCCGGCGTGAAGTTCGTCGAAGGCGGCAATATCTGGGAAGTTGAAGCAGATGTCGCACTTCCTTGTGCAACCCAAAATGAGCTGGATGGCGAATCGGCACAGCTGCTGAAGAACAACGGCGTACGCTATGTTGCCGAAGGCGCAAATATGCCATGTACTCCGGATGCAGTTCACGTCTTCCGTGAGGCAGGCATCGCATTCGCACCAGGTAAGGCAGCCAACGCAGGTGGCGTTGCTACCTCCGCACTGGAAATGCAGCAAAATGCATCCCGTGATTCCTGGTCCTTTGCGTACACCGATGAGCGCCTGAAGCAGATCATGACCCGCATCTTCGTTAATGTGTCGACCACCGCTGCAGAGTACGACCGCGAAGGCGATTACGTCGCTGGTGCAAATATTGCAGGCTTCAAGAAGGTCGCCGACGCGATGTTGGCACAAGGCGTTATCTAGGCTCAGCCCTGCATAAACCCTCCTCAACCCACCGAAGGAAGCGCCCCCATGCTTCTTCCGGTGGGTTTTGGCGTGGGAGATGAACCTGAAGTTTAACTTTATATATACTTGGCTCCCATGTACCGCGTATTTGAAAGCATGGATCAGCTGGTCAATCACCTCGAGCAGGCCATGGGTGTTCCCATGACCTCCAATTGCATGGTGCCGCGAAATGAAATGTTGGCACTCCTTGATGAAATGCGTAATGCCATTCCTGTGGAGTTGGATGACGCACAAGACGTCTTGGATAACCAGGACGAAATTATCCGCAGCGCAGAAGAACGCGCTTCTCAAACCATTGCGGATGCTGAGGCTCAGGCTGATGACACTATCGGTCGCGCCGAAGCCGACTCGCAGGCGATGATTGATGACGCCAATCACCGCGCAACCACCGCTATCGGACAGGCGCAAGATCAGGCTGCAAGCATCGTTGAAAGTGCTCGCGCCGAGGCTGAACGCACCGTTGCTAAGGGCAATGAATCTTACGAGCGCGCAGTATCAGAAGGACACGCTGAGCAAGAGCGCTTGGTCTCTGAATCAGAAGTAGTACGCCGCGCCAATGAGGAAGCTAATCGCATTGTCGATACCGCTCACGCAGAGTCCAGCCGACTGCGCTCTGAGTGCGATGAATTTGTAGATTCCAAGCTGGGTGAATTTGAAGAATCACTGACGGGTATTCTGCGCACCATCAATTCTGACCGCGCAGCACTTCGTCGTGGTGCAGGAGCTTCCGGAAACCGCTCTACCCGCGGTGGATATTCTTCCTACGAGCGAGACTAGTAAGACGTTGATTTCGCAGATGCGCTAAGCGCTGCTGAAATCACGGCAGCCACCAAGCCTGGGCCGGCAAGGATCGGCCAGGTGGCAAGAACCGTGCCTAGCTGTTGGAGTGGATTGAGTGATCCGTCAATCAGTGTCATCAGCGCTGTTCCCGCGCTGATGATGCCTCCAATGACCGCCACACTTAAAACTACAGCTCCTGCCGTGTTGCGTGCATAAAACGTGATTGCCGCTGCAGATAAGGAAAAGGCCAAAGCGATAATCATAATCGCGATGTCATAAGGCAAGGGAAAGAGCATGAGCACGAATATGCACACCCCTGCGATGACCGACCTGCGCATGACACCTTTGCGAGTGATGCCATAGTAGTTAATGGCCTGGCGGAATTTGCGCCGAGAGATCTGCTCACACACAAAACTGACGATGATCAGGATTGCCGCAGGCAGTAGCGACCCATAAATCAGCGGCGCCACACTTGAATCAAGACCATTCATGTTGAGCCATACTAGGGCTAAAGTTGCGCAAAAATAAAGCCCAAAACCCTCATTTTGCCTGTACATAGGGCATTGTGACCTCCTAGACAGGTGAAGTACAGAATCCAGGGTAGGCTTAAGGATGTTATGAACTCACCACTGAAATTCAATGTGGCACAACTTTTGCGTGCCAATACGTTTGAACAACGCGAACAAACCGGCCCGGCACCAGAGCGCATTGGCTTAGAAATGATTGCCATCCCCAAGGGCAGCGAAATCACCGTGGAGGCAGATTTCACTCCATTAGGTGAAGGTCTTATGGTTGACGCCCGCATCACCGGCACTTTAGAGGGCGAATGTGCGCGTTGCTTGCTGCCTTTGCAGCGTCCGTTGGATCTCAAGGTCAGCCAGGTCTTTGCAATTAGTGAGGATTTCATCAGCGGCGATCCTGCTGAAGAAGGCGAAGACGTTCCAGCTGTAGTGGGCGAGGAAATCGATCTGCTGCAAACAGTCATTGATGAAGCAGGCATGGTTCTTCCTTTTGCGCCGACGTGCGAAAATGGCTGCGATATCACAACTCCTGAGGGTGTTGAGGTGGGAACTTCAGGCGAGGAAGAAGAGCATGTAGATCCTCGCTGGTCTGGGCTGGAGAAGTTCTTGTGAGCCGGAAGAAGAAAATCAGCGGCGAGCAGGCATTAGAGGAAGCTTTTGCGGCGATTGATACCGCGCCGCTGCTGGCGAGCTTGGATGTAGAACTTGATGAATCTTTCTTGCGTTTGGCATTAACCCACCGGTCTTTTGCCAACGAGCATGGACATCTTCCTAATAACGAGCGCCTCGAGTTCTTGGGTGACGCGGTATTAGGTCTGTCGATTGCTGCGCGCCTGTATGAGAAATACCCGACGCGCCCTGAATCGGATATTTCCAAGATGCGCGCCTCAATCGTGTCGCGCTTTGGGCTCGCCGATATCGCACGCGAGATGGGCTTGGGTGCTTTCATCTTGTTGGGTAAAGGCGAAGCCAACTCCAATGGCCGCGATAAAGACTCCATCCTGGCAGATACCACCGAGGCACTTTTCGGTGCCATTTATCTGCAGCATGGGTTCGAGACTGCACGCCGAGTTATCTTGGCGCTATTTGCGGAAAAGGTCGACGCAGCCGTATCGACCCGCAACCACATGGACTGGAAGACCAGCCTGCAGGAGCTGTGCGCGGAGCGGAAACTGCCCACTCCAGAGTATTCCGCAACCTCGACTGGTCCAGAACACAACCAGGTCTTTACTGCCCAAGTTCATGTTGATGGGCAATTGCTGGGTGAAGGCGTTGGTCCTAATAAAAAGCAGGCCGAACAACAGGCTGCTGAAAAGGCCACTCTTATTATCCGCGTGAAGTAAAAAGCTGAAGTAAAAAGCTGAAGTAAAAATGCGGAGTAATTTTTATGCCTGAGTTGCCTGAAGTAGAAGTCGTTCGCCGGGGTCTTGAACCGCACATCGTGGGGCACACCTTTGATTCCGTTGAGGTGCTGCACCCGCGCGCGAATAGGGGACAAGAAGCCCCTTTAGATGCGATACTGCGCAACCGCCTTGTCAGCGGCATTGAACGTCGTGGCAAGTATTTGTGGTGTCAATTAGACGGCAACACCGACCGTGAAGATGATGTGCTCTTTGTGCATCTGGGAATGTCGGGTCAGCTCCGCATTGGGCATACCGATTCCAAGCACGTGCGTATTCGCGCGCATTTAAGCGATGGCGTTGATTTAAGCTTCATTGACCAACGCACCTTTGGCTACTGGTTAGTAGCTCCTTTAGCCAAAATTGACCACATCGGCCAGGATCCGCTCAGTCCGGCTTTTGACATCGTGGCTGCCGCGCGCAAACTTCGGACTAAGAGGACACACGTAAAAACCGCGCTGTTGGATCAAACAATAGCTTCTGGAATTGGCAATATTTATGCCGATGAAGCGCTCTGGCGCGCGAAAGTATCGCCACTGCGCAAAGCCAATAAGCTACTGCAACGCGAAGCTATCGCGATTTATGAAGCTGCAGTGGAAGTGATGACTGAAGCCCTAGCGCAGGGTGGTACCAGTTTTGATGCGCTTTATGTCAATGTCAACGGTGAATCTGGCTACTTCTCCCGTTCTTTACATGCCTATGGGCGTGCCGATGAACCCTGCGACCGGTGCGGCACAGCATTGAATCGCGTGGTTCTTAATGCGCGCTCGTCTCATTTCTGCCCGCAGTGCCAATGCTAATGTAGTCAAAGTGGCATAAAACACAATCACAGTATTTACTCCACGCTATTAGTCCCTCGACACTGACGTGAAGTCTTTTTCGACCGGCTAATTTCGCGATTGCCGCGCGATGAATCCGGTGCAGATATATAGCGGTATCGCACTGGTTCTGGTGACAAGGGTAGAGAAGAGCAAAGATAGTTTCTAAGCCCATCCCTTTTCATGGTCCTGGGAAGAAATCAGCCGCATGCTTCATTTGACGTGCGGGAAATGCACTTTGTTCGCGCAGTATTGTTGAAAGCATTCATCTGTTTAGCCAATCTAGCTATGTTCTTGCTTGGGCTAGGAATACTTCAAAGATGAATTAACGCGAGCCCTAGTTTGGGAAGGATTAGTCCGCGTTCTCAAGGCTGGAAACTTGGGAGAAATTTCCGTGATTCGGAGCAAAACGGACGCTCTCGAGAGGATGAAGGTATGGAAGATATTCCATTTGTGCCTTCACCCCAGTGTGATTCAGGTTGCTCCAAGTATTGTTTATCCCCTTTAATATTCCTATGACCTTCCTCGAGAATATTGTGGGCACGTTTAATGACGGCCTCTGGACATTCGTGGTGCCGTGGCTTTTGGTGGGCGCGGGTATCTTCTTTGCATTCCGCACTGCACTAGTTCAGTTGCGCATGATTCCTTCCATGTTCAAGTCTGTCGTCGAACGCCCAAAGGGCACCGGTGCTGACGCAGATGAAGAATATGGCGGAATTTCTGCCTTCAAAGCGTTTACCATCTCCGCGGCCTCACGCGTGGGTACTGGCAACGTCGCCGGCGTCGCAGTAGCAATCTCCGTTGGTGGACCAGGTGCAGTCTTTTGGATGTGGATAATTGCCATTTTGGGTGGCGCAACCTCATTTATTGAGTCGACCTTGGCGCAGCTGTGGAAAGTGCGCGATGGTGACAATTATCGCGGTGGCCCGGCTTACTACATGAAAAAGGGCTTAGGCTGGACTCCACTGGCGGTTGTCTTCTCCATCGCGATTGCCTTTACCTTTGGTTTTGTCTACCAGGCCTTCCAGACCAACGCCATCGCTGAGTCTTTGGCAACTTCTTTTGGTAATGACTCCTTTACTTTCCGCGCGATCGTCGGTGTCATTATCGCGGTCGTTTCTGGCTTCATCATCTTTGGTGGTGTTCAGCGCATTGCGAACATGAC
Protein-coding regions in this window:
- a CDS encoding glycogen/starch/alpha-glucan phosphorylase; this encodes MKSSHFAQSAPGHIRAAAGVSPVSATNRKAWSGLSSAVMEKIADDWEKTKKAYAQGRQQHYFSAEFLQGRALLNNLTNLELVDEAKAVMEDTGHELVDVLEAEPDAALGNGGLGRLAACFLDSAVTSDYPVTGYGLLYRYGLFRQSFEQGFQKEEPDAWMENGYDFIVRRASEQWRVHFDDMDVRAIPYDMPITGYDTKNVGTLRLWKAEPIAEFDYDAFNSQRFTEAIVEREKVMDICRVLYPNDTTYEGKVLRVRQQYFFVSASLQEMISSFISHHGDDLTQFAKFNSIQLNDTHPVLAIPELLRILLDEHGMGWDEAWEVVTQTFAYTNHTTLAEALETWEVSIFQKLFWRIWELIAEIDRRFREDMAGRGLDQGRIEYMAPVSNGHVHMAWIASYAAYSINGVAALHTDIIKAETLREWHELWPEKFNNKTNGVTPRRWLKMCNPGLSDLLTRLSGSDTWVTNLGDLQKLRTYANDDAVMAELMEIKRANKVEFATWVSQHQGAEVDPDTIFDVQIKRLHEYKRQLMNALYILDLYFRITQDGEEVPPRTFIFGAKAAPGYVRAKAVIKLINTISELVNNDERTRDVIRVVFVENYNVSPAEKIIPAADISEQISTAGKEASGTSNMKFMMNGALTLGTLDGANVEIVEAVGDENAYIFGAKNEELPGLRENYNPGELYNSVPGLARVLDALVDATLGSENAGLFGDIRSGLLDGYGIHAQDTYYVLGDFTDYRTTRDAMAQDYVDDKLAWARKCWINICESGRFSADRTIADYAEHVWKIVPTPISSPADSSTAEPDKAAGEAPAARSLEKKKRRFFG
- a CDS encoding amidohydrolase, which gives rise to MPHPNNISEILKSHTADLKWQREFYEDLHQHPELSHHEERTAAQIEQKLREFDCELITGIGGFGMAAIFRSDAEGPTVLMRADFDALPITEETGVDFASTNGNMHACGHDMHATALLGACAVIDSLRGQWSGTFIALFQPAEETSDGAKRMIADGLIDKLPRPDVCLAQHVMPGPAGQVQATPGPILAGCDSIRIRIAGRSAHASMPDKSIDPTLIAAMIVVRLQAIVGREVPPGEFFVISVGELHSGDKNNIIPDSAELVLNTRYYDPALAERVYEALHRVVEAECAASASPAKPTFEYFAHGEVTDNDPATALAVREVFDGVFGDKVVDATPATASEDFCYLPQAWGVPYYFWLVGSTPEELLDNPPVNHQSNFIPDYDPTVEASTTAGAAAVLTFLAKS
- a CDS encoding glycerate kinase; translation: MLIVIAPDSFKSTATAAEAARGIAQGVVEIFPQATVKQIPMADGGEGTAEVIAQTLAAAQSGPGVEKIELPTTDARGRLTTAHYFLHGDTAYIDVAAASGLPAVEDDLDVRHADTYGTGVLIADAETRGAKHIVLGLGGSATVDGGMGIITALGGAPLDERGLPLPKGGAPLVVLDAIDTAQLNIKAAALKYTLLADTTCPPLHAASMYGQQKGASVEDIPLLTGALMKLCEVTGIDVEREGFGAAGSIPVGLTWLSSLLYGSESNISLEPGAHHVADVLGLRSLLADAKASNQPALIITGEGAFDEQSLTGKVVGTIAEIAEDADATLAIVAGRMDSPEPKGALSAQLSQQGTMHEQLKEAGRAIAEKFAASLA
- the gdhA gene encoding NADP-specific glutamate dehydrogenase, which codes for MNVDNKISEYYDKLLKRNAGEPEFHQAVSEVLDSLKIVLGKNPHYADYGLVERLCEPERQLIFRVPWIDDNGQVQVNRGFRVQFNSALGPYKGGLRFHPSVNLGIIKFLGFEQIFKNSLTGLPIGGGKGGSDFDPKGKSELEIMRFCQSFMTELHRHIGEYRDVPAGDIGVGGREIGFLFGQYRRLANQHESGVLTGKGLTWGGSLVRTEATGYGTVYLTAEMMRTHGEALSGAKVIVSGSGNVAIYAAAKAQEHGATVVAMSDSSGYILTPEGVDVDLLKDIKENRRERINSYAQEAGVKFVEGGNIWEVEADVALPCATQNELDGESAQLLKNNGVRYVAEGANMPCTPDAVHVFREAGIAFAPGKAANAGGVATSALEMQQNASRDSWSFAYTDERLKQIMTRIFVNVSTTAAEYDREGDYVAGANIAGFKKVADAMLAQGVI
- a CDS encoding DivIVA domain-containing protein; this translates as MYRVFESMDQLVNHLEQAMGVPMTSNCMVPRNEMLALLDEMRNAIPVELDDAQDVLDNQDEIIRSAEERASQTIADAEAQADDTIGRAEADSQAMIDDANHRATTAIGQAQDQAASIVESARAEAERTVAKGNESYERAVSEGHAEQERLVSESEVVRRANEEANRIVDTAHAESSRLRSECDEFVDSKLGEFEESLTGILRTINSDRAALRRGAGASGNRSTRGGYSSYERD
- a CDS encoding transporter; this encodes MNGLDSSVAPLIYGSLLPAAILIIVSFVCEQISRRKFRQAINYYGITRKGVMRRSVIAGVCIFVLMLFPLPYDIAIMIIALAFSLSAAAITFYARNTAGAVVLSVAVIGGIISAGTALMTLIDGSLNPLQQLGTVLATWPILAGPGLVAAVISAALSASAKSTSY
- a CDS encoding YceD family protein, whose product is MNSPLKFNVAQLLRANTFEQREQTGPAPERIGLEMIAIPKGSEITVEADFTPLGEGLMVDARITGTLEGECARCLLPLQRPLDLKVSQVFAISEDFISGDPAEEGEDVPAVVGEEIDLLQTVIDEAGMVLPFAPTCENGCDITTPEGVEVGTSGEEEEHVDPRWSGLEKFL
- the rnc gene encoding ribonuclease III, which gives rise to MSRKKKISGEQALEEAFAAIDTAPLLASLDVELDESFLRLALTHRSFANEHGHLPNNERLEFLGDAVLGLSIAARLYEKYPTRPESDISKMRASIVSRFGLADIAREMGLGAFILLGKGEANSNGRDKDSILADTTEALFGAIYLQHGFETARRVILALFAEKVDAAVSTRNHMDWKTSLQELCAERKLPTPEYSATSTGPEHNQVFTAQVHVDGQLLGEGVGPNKKQAEQQAAEKATLIIRVK
- the mutM gene encoding bifunctional DNA-formamidopyrimidine glycosylase/DNA-(apurinic or apyrimidinic site) lyase, coding for MPELPEVEVVRRGLEPHIVGHTFDSVEVLHPRANRGQEAPLDAILRNRLVSGIERRGKYLWCQLDGNTDREDDVLFVHLGMSGQLRIGHTDSKHVRIRAHLSDGVDLSFIDQRTFGYWLVAPLAKIDHIGQDPLSPAFDIVAAARKLRTKRTHVKTALLDQTIASGIGNIYADEALWRAKVSPLRKANKLLQREAIAIYEAAVEVMTEALAQGGTSFDALYVNVNGESGYFSRSLHAYGRADEPCDRCGTALNRVVLNARSSHFCPQCQC